The following are from one region of the Fusarium verticillioides 7600 chromosome 1, whole genome shotgun sequence genome:
- a CDS encoding STE protein kinase — protein MAEPRLGLSEVVSEERTEPFSQSEIDARFKGIGVEEPVPTASSSLVSLDELHVEDHHHRQGIRILFRPLANFPKSRSVSPGSESLQWLALRAEVASPEQPEHKVLAVTQTSKDIKFTVRIPGETQDDYPRPPLWCELYYDPASDKVIFLNRSDLPISLSGVSPTPPSSPYSPSHVVNPGSAKALRPGTWRITLRDMEVLDFRVLEKRPVILYQPQQPSIVEDVPSESSTPTVNSSGKRALSPEYDEKRVKRRVSDPNTPGDDGVVMFLRPSADPLVFSLPNGRESKELSSVNGHPLLDAEKGETAAISGVCEVDEYELTKREPIASTSLSAVYTATHSHVPNNIVTVKVLKTRVANPNDKALVHERTVIRQADMWLRECRGQEDLQHKSIVRYYGGDARFLSLYMEHIDAKDLTSMPRWRNNTNDEFIGDRNDAARILGDIAGALNYIHGRKLVHNDIKPANILYSPERGAVLCDFGLSTPATATNSPTVGGTPYYVPPEFIGRKQRGPASDVWALGVTMLYVLRKITYPDSRAHRRHPRPLYWLIAGVNSPNMPHKQYGNGQPAMKQMRDWLAEIFDARKSLNPKDRLERIVMEMLYPNPNQRITMAKVVQELSVEQAAAPTG, from the coding sequence ATGGCAGAACCTAGGCTCGGGCTCTCTGAGGTTGTCTCAGAAGAGCGCACCGAGCCATTTTCTCAATCCGAAATTGACGCCCGCTTCAAGGggattggtgttgaagaaccAGTCCCTACTGCTAGCTCTTCGCTTGTCTCGTTAGACGAGCTCCACGTCGAGGATCACCACCACAGGCAAGGCATCCGCATTCTATTTCGTCCCCTAGCCAACTTCCCCAAGTCGCGGTCTGTGAGCCCTGGTAGTGAAAGTTTACAGTGGCTCGCTCTCCGCGCCGAAGTGGCTTCACCAGAGCAGCCTGAGCACAAAGTTCTCGCTGTGACTCAGACCTCCAAAGATATCAAATTCACCGTCCGTATCCCCGGTGAGACTCAGGATGACTATCCAAGGCCCCCTTTGTGGTGCGAGCTATACTACGATCCCGCTAGTGACAAagtcatcttcttgaaccGGTCAGACCTGCCAATTTCTCTGTCAGGAGTGTCACCGACGCCGCCGTCAAGCCCTTACAGTCCCTCGCATGTCGTCAACCCCGGATCAGCCAAGGCTCTGAGGCCTGGAACATGGCGCATTACGCTTCGAGACATGGAAGTCCTCGACTTCCGAGTACTTGAAAAGCGCCCAGTGATACTGTATCAACCACAGCAACCGTCTATTGTCGAGGATGTTCCCTCGGAGTCCAGCACCCCCACCGTGAACTCGAGCGGCAAGCGGGCCCTTTCTCCGGAGTATGACGAGAAGAGAGTGAAACGTCGTGTCTCAGACCCGAATACACCCGGTGACGACGGTGTTGTTATGTTCCTCAGGCCTTCCGCGGATCCCTTGGTTTTCTCCCTCCCAAATGGTCGCGAGAGCAAGGAGCTCTCCTCGGTGAATGGCCATCCTCTGCTGGACGCTGAAAAGGGTGAAACTGCTGCAATCTCAGGTGTCTGCGAAGTCGATGAGTACGAACTCACCAAGCGAGAGCCAATTGCCTCGACTTCCTTGTCTGCCGTGTACACAGCAACACACTCCCACGTACCGAACAACATCGTTACTGTCAAGGTACTCAAGACGCGCGTTGCCAACCCCAACGACAAGGCGCTCGTCCACGAGCGGACTGTCATCCGTCAGGCCGACATGTGGCTTCGTGAGTGTAGGGGTCAGGAAGACCTGCAGCACAAGTCAATTGTTCGTTACTatggtggtgatgctcgATTCCTTTCCCTATACATGGAGCACATCGACGCAAAGGACCTGACTTCCATGCCTCGATGGAGGAATAATACCAACGATGAGTTCATTGGCGACAGAAACGATGCTGCCAGGATCTTGGGAGACATCGCCGGCGCCCTCAACTACATCCACGGTCGCAAGCTGGTGCACAACGATATCAAGCCCGCCAACATCCTCTACTCGCCAGAGAGAGGTGCGGTCCTTTGTGACTTTGGTCTCTCTACACCGGCCACTGCTACTAATTCGCCGACCGTTGGCGGAACACCGTACTACGTTCCTCCGGAATTCATTGGTCGAAAACAACGCGGTCCTGCTTCTGACGTTTGGGCACTCGGTGTCACTATGCTCTACGTGTTGCGCAAAATAACGTACCCTGACTCTCGTGCTCATCGACGACACCCGCGACCCCTTTATTGGTTGATCGCTGGGGTGAACAGTCCCAACATGCCGCACAAGCAGTATGGAAATGGTCAACCCGCTATGAAGCAGATGCGAGATTGGCTTGCCGAGATCTTCGATGCGAGAAAGAGTCTGAATCCCAAGGACCGACTCGAGCGGATCGTTATGGAGATGCTATACCCTAACCCCAACCAACGTATCACTATGGCCAAAGTGGTACAAGAGTTGAGTGTAGAACAGGCTGCTGCTCCTACGGGATGA
- a CDS encoding L-fuculose-phosphate aldolase — MLSSKSFRAAPLKRALSRQASLSFSSSASRSRIILLSQKLTTKPYSKLQPSLRSASFATSSEASAPTPEEPVNQNFAAVATGGIPYPGIPKIEDPYRKRQWQLEHMAGAFRVFARMGFTEGAAGHISVRDPVDPSTFWINPMGVHFGMLEASHMVHINEDGQVIGGNRVAVNAAGFTIHAAIHKARPDVDAACHAHSKYGKAWSTFGKPLEMISQDACIFYKDHSVYSDFGGVVFEDDEGARIAKALGPKNRSVILQNHGLLTAGKTVDEAAYLFSLMERTCEIQLLVESAGLPRRIIGDEEAEYTYRYNADPEALYTEFQPDFEYEVWKSNGRLKSGVN, encoded by the exons ATGCTCTCCTCAAAATCCTTCCGTGCAGCGCCTCTAAAGCGAGCTCTCTCCAGGCAGGCCTCACTTTCATTCAGCAGCTCAGCGTCTAGATCCCGTATTATCCTCCTCTCACAGAAACTCACAACCAAACCTTATTCAAAGCTCCAACCTTCTCTTCGATCCGCATCCTTCGCAACAAGCTCCGAAGCTTCGGCTCCAACCCCCGAGGAGCCAGTCAACCAGAACTTTGCAGCTGTTGCAACAGGCGGTATCCCATATCCTGGTATTCCCAAGATCGAGGACCCTTATCGAAAGCGACAATGGCAGCTGGAGCACATGGCTGGTGCCTTTCGTGTATTTGCCCGTATGGGATTCACTGAGGGTGCTGCAGGACATATCAGTGTGAGAGATCCTGTTGATCCTAGCACCTTTTGGATTAACCC TATGGGTGTTCACTTCGGAATGCTTGAGGCAAGCCATATGGTCCACATCAACGAAGACGGTCAAGTCATTGGCGGTAACCGAGTCGCCGTCAACGCAGCTGGTTTTACAATTCATGCTGCTATTCATAAAGCCAGACCAGATGTAGACGCTGCATGCCACGCTCACTCCAAGTATGGCAAGGCTTGGTCAACATTTGGAAAGCCCCTCGAGATGATCAGTCAAGATGCCTGTATCTTCTACAAAGACCACAGCGTGTACTCTGACTTTGGAGGTGTCGtctttgaagacgatgagggtGCTCGTATTGCTAAAGCCCTCGGTCCGAAAAATCGATCCGTCATTCTACAGAACCATGGGCTGTTGACGGCCGGTAAAACAGTTGACGAAGCGGCGTATTTGTTCTCCCTCATGGAGAGGACGTGTGAGATACAGCTCTTGGTGGAGAGTGCTGGACTGCCGAGACGGATtattggtgatgaagaggctgagtaCACCTATCGATACAATGCTGACCCT GAGGCGCTGTATACAGAGTTCCAGCCTGATTTCGAATACGAGGTTTGGAAGTCTAATGGTAGGCTAAAATCGGGGGTCAACTGA